The nucleotide sequence ACGGCCACGCTGAAGGGCCAGCGAAGCCCCTCCTTGAGCATGCCCATCTCGCCGAGCTCGGCGATGAAGGCCCCTTTGCGCAGGTCGTAGGTGAGAAGCCTGTGGTTGTCGTTGTCCACGATGTAGAGGAGTCCCCGGCGGTCGTCGACGGCCGTGTCGGTGGGGTCTGCGGGCATCTCTCCGTCCATGTCGATATGATAGAGGTACTCGCCGCCGGCGGTGAAGACCTGGACGCGGTGGTTGCCCGAGTCGGCCACGTAGACGCGGCCCCGGCCGTCGAGGCAGAGGCCGAGCGGGAAGTTGAACTCGCCGGGGTCGCCGCCGCCGCGGCCGAAACTCGAGAGGAGCCTGCCCTCGGGCGAGAAGAGAAGCACCCGGTTGTTGACACCGTCGAGGACGTAGACCGTGCCGTCGGCGGCGACGGCCACGTCGCTCGGATGCTTCATGGGGTCGTCGCGGCTCTCCAGGGTGAAGAGCTCGACGACCTCTTCGTAGCGCGGAGGCTGGGCGGCGCCGGCGGCCCCCAGCATAACAAGGGCTGAGAAGATGAAAAAGACGGTTGGAAGGATTGCGGTCTTGCGCATCAGTGGCGGCCCATCCCTCTTTGAATTACCCTGAGGGAAACGTGGGCCTGTAGCCCTTCTACAGAAAGTTTCCCCCACGGTAATTGAGCAAGGCGTCTGCGGCGCGGGGGCCGGACGCGCCCGCCGTCGCGGTACGCGGGCCCTGCGCCTTTAGGGAGAAGGTATCAGAAAAGACGGCGGCCTTCAAGGGAAGTCTGCCTTGAGCTTTCTGGTCTTGCCCTCCCGGACTTCCACCCCTTCGAGCACCTTCTCGGCGCCCATGTAGTGGACCTTGATGTCGTAGCTTCCCACCACGAGGTCCAGTTCCACCGGAAAGGTGACCGTACCGTCCACCTTTTCGGACGTACCGGCCTTGAAGACGTCGCACCACCAGAGAAGCTTGGGGATCCGTTTTACGCCTATCACCTCGTCGTCTCCGGCGAAGACATTGACCACCACCGAGCCTCTTGCGAAATTCATAGTCCTCTTAACCCTTTCGCCTTCCTTGACGTCCACTCCCCGCAGCCACTGCTCGGTGGTGCCGAAGCGGACCTTTACGTCGTAGGTGCCGGGGGGCAGGTGGAAGCGCGCCGGAAAGACGTTGGTGACGGCCACCTCCTCGTCGGTGCCGCTTTTGTAGACCCGGCACCCCCACTGGTAAGCGTAGCGGGTCCTTATGTAGTCGGTCACCTCCTTGCCTTCTTCGCGCAGGACCCTGATCTCGAGGTTGTAGCCCACTTTCTTCTCGATCCTGCCAAGCGCCCTGCGAAGCTCATCGACGTCATGGGCGTGGTAGAACCTGCCGCCCGTCTTGGAGGCGATACACTTGAGCTCTTCAAGCCCCCTCACGTCCTCCACGGCCAGCGCCACGGCATAGACGGCCGGTCCCTTCCCCCTCTCCGAGGCCCCGGCCACTTCGGCGCAGGCCTTCTTCGAGCATCCGTCGGCGCCGCCGCTCACGACGAGCACCACGTCGTCGGGACCGAGTCCCTTGACCGCCCGCACGAGGGCGTCGGAGGTGTGGGCCACGCCCTCGAAGGCCGGCCTCAGGGCGGCGAGCGCCTTCAAGACCCTGCGCCTTGACGTGACCCGCTGCGGCTTCGAGCCGCAGCGGCCCGCGCCGTAGCTCCAGAGCGCAAGGCCGTCGAACTTGCCGGCGTTGCGGCCGAGAAAGTCCCCGAGGGCCTCGACGGCGGCGTCGAGTCTGCTCTCGCCGTTTATGGGCTCGCCCATGGGCTCGGAACGGTCGACGACGACGACGAGCTCGCCCGCGTCCGCCGCGCCGGGCGCGGACAAAAGCAGCGCAGCGGCGCACAGCGCCGCCGCTGCCGCGACAAAGCGCCTACTTGACGACCTCGATCTCGAGCTCACTCTCCTCGACCTCCACGCCGCGGCGCTGCTTCTTGCCGGCCTTCTTCTTGCCGGGCAGCAGCATCTTGGGGATGTAGAACTCCTTGTACCTGTTGACCATGCCGACCACCTCGGTGCTGGTCAGGTCGTTTATCCTGTGGGGCGGATAGCCGACCTTGGCGAAAGGCAGGTAGGGCTCCTTTTTCGTGTGACAGCCGTCGCACAGAAGGGGCTGCTCGTTGACCCGCCTGTGAAAGGCCTTCTTCATCTTGGACTGCTCGGTGGGGCCGAGCAGGTCCTTCTTCTTTATGTACTCCTCGACGAAGGCGAGCTCCTTTTCGCCGTTTATGAACCTGAATATCCCCTTCTCGACCACGCCGGGGGCGATCTTGGCGCCGTAGTTGCCGTACTTGTCTATCTCCGTGGCCACGAGCCCCGGCGGGTTGCCTATGGGCTTGCCCGTGCTCTTGTCGTACCAGCGGAAGACCCAGGCGGGCTCGCCCCGGGCGGGCCTTACGTGGCAGGTCTCGCAGGCGAGGTAGAAGGCGTGCATGTTGAGGAAGGCCCTTATGGCCTTGGCCTTGTCGTGGGGCACGTCGCCGTGGCAGCGGATGCAGACGTTGCTCTTGTCGGGCTCGACGGTGAAGCCCACGTGGTGGAAGTGCCCCTTCACGTACTGTTCCTTGACGACCCTGTAGCCAAGGTCCGTGACGGCCGTCTTTCGCTGCTCGGCCAGC is from Deltaproteobacteria bacterium and encodes:
- a CDS encoding 6-bladed beta-propeller, coding for MRKTAILPTVFFIFSALVMLGAAGAAQPPRYEEVVELFTLESRDDPMKHPSDVAVAADGTVYVLDGVNNRVLLFSPEGRLLSSFGRGGGDPGEFNFPLGLCLDGRGRVYVADSGNHRVQVFTAGGEYLYHIDMDGEMPADPTDTAVDDRRGLLYIVDNDNHRLLTYDLRKGAFIAELGEMGMLKEGLRWPFSVAVDSEGYVFIVDVINTRVRVVTPDGRFANNIGRWGVDRGQFFRPKGVAVDSGDRVYVTDSYLGVIQVFDRSGGLLAVLGDESGKVRRFVTPVRIAIDESDRIYVVEMFAGRVRVFGRK
- a CDS encoding cytochrome C, which produces MTSILKKLVYKLYVLGLMAFTVWYGTFITPIIFGHEEHEEEIAEIEFDGAGTEEEKAFRKLLAEQRKTAVTDLGYRVVKEQYVKGHFHHVGFTVEPDKSNVCIRCHGDVPHDKAKAIRAFLNMHAFYLACETCHVRPARGEPAWVFRWYDKSTGKPIGNPPGLVATEIDKYGNYGAKIAPGVVEKGIFRFINGEKELAFVEEYIKKKDLLGPTEQSKMKKAFHRRVNEQPLLCDGCHTKKEPYLPFAKVGYPPHRINDLTSTEVVGMVNRYKEFYIPKMLLPGKKKAGKKQRRGVEVEESELEIEVVK